The Lolium rigidum isolate FL_2022 chromosome 2, APGP_CSIRO_Lrig_0.1, whole genome shotgun sequence genomic interval CTCGGGCAGGATCTGGTATTCTCCCCCATCCTCGACCCTCCCGACCGCATCCCTCCGGGGCGCTTCTCCCTGTCCCCCGAGCAGGAGGCGTCGTTCACTCACTGGACCCTGCTCGGGtgccgccacggccgcgtcctcgccATCGGCATCTTCAGTAGTCACGCTACGCTCCTCGTGTTCGATCCCGTCTCCCGCGGCCGCAGCTACGTGCCCGTTCCGATGGATTTCCGGTTCAATCTGTGCAACGTCAGGGGAACCGTGCTGTGCgctgccggcgacggcgagggccacGTGCACGGAGACTGCCACTCAGGCCCCTTTAAGGTGGTCTTGCTAGGCACCAGGAGCCGCCAAGAGCCAGCCATGGCCTGCGTGTACTCCTCGGAGACCGGCGTGTGGGGACCGCTTGTCTCGACGGCGGAACCGTGTGGCGCTCCGGTTAGCCGTTTCCCCTGCACCCTTATTGGCAGCGCCCTTTACTGGTGGCTAAATGATTCTGAGGATGCAATGCTCGAGTTTGATTTGGATGTCCAGAGACTAGCTGTGGTCAGGAGGCCTATGTTTGCAGGCATTGGCAGCAGCTGTATCCGGATCATCAGGGCGGAGGGTGGTGGTGTAGGCTTCGCCGTCTTGGTGTACCCCAGCTTCCAGTTGTGGGGCCGCAAGGTTGGCAGCGATGGCGTCACCACATGGGTGCTGCAGAGGACTGTCAACATGCATGAGGTCGTTGGTCTGCCGCCTGGGATCGAGACACGCAACGAAGCCATAGTGGGGTATTCCGAGGATGCTGATGTGGTTCTTATATCTGTGTCCACTAAGCAAGAACACTCCACTAAGTATCAACACTCTGCCTTCATCGTTCAGCTGGATTCGATGCAGTCCAGGGAGCTTAGTCGGAGTTTTTTGGAGCATTCATACCATCCGTTCGCGTATTTCTATACTGCAGGTATTTGCTTACCTTTACATCACAAGATCCACTTATTTTTCGTACATGGTTGCATGAATGCCTTGCTGTGCTTAAGTTTTTGCTGACAACTTAGTTATCCTTTTTTCTATTTGCTTGAGAGATAAAATTAATGGTTGCTGTTTTCTTGTGTTATATTTGAACAGTATTTTCCCTGAAGGTACCAAACTATTTGGACCAGTTATCATATCATTCTTGCATAGGTTCGCACAGGTCCTTTATAAAATTATTATTGCTGGGAACTGCTCGTTAGAACAGATAAAATTAGACGGATTGAGGAGTGCCTGATGCGGGGAACCTGGGCTTGATTTCGGGTCCTGGCATCCAGtggttgcaccatttcaaagcacTAATATAAAATCAGTATGAAAATTGGTCAATTTTTTTAAGATAAAGTGTAGCCAAAGACACACTCATTATAAATCTTACAACTTAAAAGCTGAGCATACAATGCTATTAAGATAACTCCATTGCTTCTGTTTACATATTTCCATTGTGGCAGCATAATTTGATCGATAATATaacatgaagataccattaactgTGGCAGGTTTACTTGAGCCCAGGAGTAACTAATAATCCATTACCTGTTGTTAAGTTGCTGGCATGTACAAATAAAATGCTGATATGTCAAAAAGACCTTGTCCTGTTTCAGGGTCGTGGTGGTGATAATGCTTTGCTTGTTATCCATGTGTCAGTGTATCCTGTCATCTTCCACTCCATTTTAACTTGTTGGCTGAGTGCTTC includes:
- the LOC124689502 gene encoding uncharacterized protein LOC124689502: MTSRRRLHSAPAAPLDGEDLLCQILVRIPPLPSSLPRAGAVSKLWGRVAADPGFRRRFLAHHRKPPVLGVFEKLGQDLVFSPILDPPDRIPPGRFSLSPEQEASFTHWTLLGCRHGRVLAIGIFSSHATLLVFDPVSRGRSYVPVPMDFRFNLCNVRGTVLCAAGDGEGHVHGDCHSGPFKVVLLGTRSRQEPAMACVYSSETGVWGPLVSTAEPCGAPVSRFPCTLIGSALYWWLNDSEDAMLEFDLDVQRLAVVRRPMFAGIGSSCIRIIRAEGGGVGFAVLVYPSFQLWGRKVGSDGVTTWVLQRTVNMHEVVGLPPGIETRNEAIVGYSEDADVVLISVSTKQEHSTKYQHSAFIVQLDSMQSRELSRSFLEHSYHPFAYFYTAGTAKA